AAGATGAACAAATGGTAAATAGTCTAACCTGTGATGTAAATATCCAAGAATAACCATAAATACAAGTTATCGATCCTGTAGGATCCTCTGAATCTTATCTGCACAACACACTATACAATCTTCATTATTCACACATTCGTTTATACTGTTTACGGTATGGACAAATGACTCCGCAAGACCGTCTGGAATCGGCCTTTCAAGCAGCGATTTATGCtttaaaatccaaatgGAATGAAACGTCTTTTCCGCCGCATCCCTACAACGATTCGCTAGCATCTGCGCAGTGTTAAAGTCAATGTCCGCTGTATTAAATCTCTTTTGTACATAATTACCGCTGGCATCGTAGTAACAACAACACCAGTATTCCCCATCCTTATCAAAAGTTATATGAACCTTGCAGAAAAATCTAAAGGGTTCAGCCATCACAAAGTTACTACCCAAATCCTCATCATAACAAATGTCGTAATTTGTGATGCTAGAAGATTCGTTCGTCTCCAGGATGAATTCCCGCGATCCGGTAAAATCATTTGGAATTGGAAGTTGTAAACTACAGAATCGCATGTCCAAAATTAAATCGTAAATGCTTGTGATTTCAATCATGTTATCCTCCATGGGGAGCGACAAACAGTCATGCCCACAACCACCTGTCGGTCTAACCTCTTTTTCTTGTACATTGTCAATATCTGCATCGGTGCCTGTACCTTTGTCTGCATTTGCATCAGCAACTTCGTCTGTGAACTCTGCTTGTGCTTCAGACATTTCATCCTGTATTGTAACTGGAATTCTAAAGACACTGGATCTAGACGTGCTCTCCATACTTATCTCATTCATGTTCACATTTATGCGAGAACCATTCTGTCTAGTGGTGGGTGCAGAGGCTTCTTCATGCTCCATAGAGGGTCGCTCCGGATATGGCGTATATTGTCGCAAAGAATTAGCGTCCCTTGAAGCGTAATCAAGTGGTTGTTCTTGAGCTGAACTGGGGATTCCTCTGTGGGAATTTTTACTGGGCATCTCCAAACGTCCACGTCTctttgataaaatagaaaGTGGTGGATAAAGCGGATCCCTGGAAACTTCCCTAGATATATTCCTGTAAGCCTCCATTAGAGAATCCCTATATCCCTTTTCAGTTAACTTTGAGGAAATTTTTTGGGTATTGCGTCCTAATGTTCCTTCTGTGGCTGCAATACTAGAATCTATGGCTTGCCTTTGGCGCTCAAAGGCTGGtacatcttcatcattaaCAAAATCCTCAAGTGTGTCATTTAGCGCATCATTAGATGTATAGTCTGGTGTATTGTATGATGTAGGAAATATATAACTTGGTGAATGATCCTTTACAAGGGGAGTTGTCTTATCCAAAAGCTTTTGTGATTCTCCAGAGGGAAATTTGGTAGAAAAACCAGGCAATGCATGCGTGTCTATGCTTAATGGCAGGCTTGGTGTTGACACGTCCGCATTGTTGCCAATACCTGAGTTAATGGCGGTATTCCCTACTTCCTTAAATGGAGGTTTCACAGGCATTTCTGACGCTTTATCGAGTGGTGAGCCATTTGTAGAAAATTCCCATGTGTCTTCCGTCCTGCTCTCTTTAGGTGATTCTCCATTCCGCGC
This region of Theileria equi strain WA chromosome 1, complete sequence genomic DNA includes:
- a CDS encoding hypothetical protein (encoded by transcript BEWA_022930A), whose translation is MFNVEKRRMENVYSVSSSVKRARDSVDIEDETPTTSTSLDSLHAKFARNGESPKESRTEDTWEFSTNGSPLDKASEMPVKPPFKEVGNTAINSGIGNNADVSTPSLPLSIDTHALPGFSTKFPSGESQKLLDKTTPLVKDHSPSYIFPTSYNTPDYTSNDALNDTLEDFVNDEDVPAFERQRQAIDSSIAATEGTLGRNTQKISSKLTEKGYRDSLMEAYRNISREVSRDPLYPPLSILSKRRGRLEMPSKNSHRGIPSSAQEQPLDYASRDANSLRQYTPYPERPSMEHEEASAPTTRQNGSRINVNMNEISMESTSRSSVFRIPVTIQDEMSEAQAEFTDEVADANADKGTGTDADIDNVQEKEVRPTGGCGHDCLSLPMEDNMIEITSIYDLILDMRFCSLQLPIPNDFTGSREFILETNESSSITNYDICYDEDLGSNFVMAEPFRFFCKVHITFDKDGEYWCCCYYDASGNYVQKRFNTADIDFNTAQMLANRCRDAAEKTFHSIWILKHKSLLERPIPDGLAESFVHTVNSINECVNNEDCIVCCADKIQRILQDR